A portion of the Streptomyces platensis genome contains these proteins:
- a CDS encoding IS110 family transposase, which translates to MGIGPDSAVTLLIAMGDNPERLSTEASFAALCGVSPIEYSSGRRSSRRLNHGGDRQANAALHRIVFTRLRFDPRTQEYYERRTREGKTRREIIRCLKRYAAREVFNLVRPVSTGLLL; encoded by the coding sequence GTGGGCATCGGTCCGGACAGCGCCGTCACCCTCCTGATCGCGATGGGAGACAATCCCGAGCGGCTGAGCACCGAGGCGTCCTTCGCCGCGCTGTGCGGAGTCAGCCCCATCGAATACTCCTCGGGCCGCCGGAGCTCGCGCCGGCTCAACCACGGTGGCGACCGACAGGCGAATGCCGCCCTGCACCGCATCGTGTTCACCCGGCTGCGCTTCGATCCCCGCACCCAGGAGTACTACGAACGCCGCACCCGGGAGGGCAAGACCCGTCGTGAGATCATCCGATGCCTCAAGCGATATGCCGCCCGCGAGGTCTTCAACCTGGTCAGACCGGTATCCACCGGCCTCCTGTTATAG
- a CDS encoding helicase associated domain-containing protein, with the protein MEDLPGSVAFEASDDFAVRLGAWVSNQRSRAATLSPGRVEQLSAIGGRWV; encoded by the coding sequence GTGGAAGACCTCCCAGGCAGCGTAGCGTTTGAGGCATCGGACGATTTCGCAGTCCGACTCGGCGCCTGGGTGAGCAACCAGCGCTCCCGAGCCGCAACACTGTCTCCAGGGCGAGTGGAGCAGCTGTCAGCGATCGGGGGGCGCTGGGTGTAG
- a CDS encoding VOC family protein — MINGGHVIIYSRDAEADRMFFRDVLDYPHVDAGGGWLIFKLPPAELAMHPTQGPESHEFYFMCDDVEATMQELTAKGVEFTQPVTDAGWGRLTRFRLPGGSEVGMYEPRHERATDL, encoded by the coding sequence GTGATCAACGGTGGACACGTCATCATTTACAGCCGCGACGCGGAAGCCGACCGGATGTTCTTCAGGGATGTGCTGGATTATCCGCACGTTGATGCGGGCGGCGGCTGGCTGATTTTTAAGCTGCCGCCGGCCGAGCTCGCCATGCATCCCACCCAGGGCCCGGAGTCGCATGAGTTCTACTTCATGTGCGATGACGTCGAAGCGACCATGCAGGAACTGACCGCGAAAGGGGTCGAGTTCACGCAGCCGGTTACGGATGCCGGCTGGGGCCGGCTGACCAGGTTCCGGCTGCCGGGTGGCAGTGAGGTAGGCATGTACGAGCCCCGCCACGAGCGGGCCACCGACCTTTGA
- a CDS encoding PP2C family protein-serine/threonine phosphatase, translated as MAGGERRPRTGGPGRAEGFGEQLLGALLDQGHGSPPHLLGPLIAEQVGRLGGREIAILLQDYGQLVLVPVPGEGLMAGEPQPIDDSDAGRAFLDGRRVEVEQADGVRVYLPLLDGGHHVGVVAITLDAVDDDDRRLLRRIAALVADMLVTKHGYTDLFFRVRRREPMSVAAEIQWSVLPPLAMSVPRVAVAGMLEPAYDVAGDSFDYALNGDILHVAVVDAMGHGLDAATMATVAIGAYRHARRISIGLSEIYAFMDRAIAGQFGPDHFVTAQMMRLNTATGHLQWVNAGHPAPLLIRGQHAIRQLHSPTTLPVGFGGQEPRISNLALEPGDRVLCFTDGLIEEHETGGEEFGEAQLTDWVDRIARTGTEVRTVVRSLSHTLMRERGGITTDDATLLLIEWRGATDDHQSSR; from the coding sequence ATGGCCGGAGGTGAACGCCGGCCCCGGACAGGGGGCCCGGGCCGGGCGGAAGGGTTCGGGGAGCAACTTCTGGGGGCCTTGCTGGACCAGGGGCACGGGTCTCCGCCGCATCTGCTCGGTCCGCTGATCGCGGAACAGGTGGGCAGGCTCGGCGGCCGCGAGATCGCGATCCTGCTGCAGGACTACGGACAGCTGGTGCTGGTGCCGGTGCCCGGCGAGGGGCTGATGGCCGGTGAGCCGCAGCCGATCGACGATTCCGACGCCGGCCGGGCCTTTCTGGACGGGCGTCGCGTGGAGGTGGAGCAGGCCGACGGTGTGCGGGTCTACCTGCCGCTGCTGGACGGCGGGCACCACGTAGGCGTCGTGGCCATCACCCTGGACGCCGTCGACGACGACGACCGGCGGCTGCTGCGCAGGATCGCGGCTCTGGTGGCCGACATGCTGGTGACCAAGCATGGCTACACCGATCTGTTCTTCCGGGTCCGGCGCAGGGAACCGATGAGCGTCGCCGCGGAGATCCAGTGGTCGGTCCTGCCACCGCTGGCGATGTCCGTGCCGCGGGTCGCGGTGGCCGGGATGCTGGAGCCCGCGTACGACGTCGCGGGTGACAGCTTCGACTACGCCCTCAACGGCGACATCCTGCACGTGGCCGTGGTCGACGCGATGGGCCACGGTCTGGACGCCGCCACGATGGCCACGGTGGCCATCGGCGCCTACCGGCACGCCCGGCGCATCAGCATCGGGCTGTCCGAGATCTACGCGTTCATGGACCGGGCGATCGCCGGCCAGTTCGGCCCCGACCACTTCGTGACTGCCCAGATGATGCGGCTCAACACGGCGACCGGGCACCTTCAGTGGGTCAACGCGGGACATCCCGCGCCCCTGCTCATCCGGGGACAGCACGCCATCCGGCAGCTCCACAGCCCGACCACCCTGCCGGTCGGCTTCGGCGGTCAGGAACCCCGGATCAGCAACCTGGCCCTGGAGCCGGGCGACCGCGTCCTGTGCTTCACGGACGGCTTGATCGAGGAGCACGAAACCGGCGGGGAGGAGTTCGGCGAAGCACAGCTCACCGACTGGGTGGACCGCATCGCGCGCACCGGGACCGAAGTACGGACGGTGGTCCGCTCCCTCTCCCACACCCTCATGCGGGAACGAGGCGGAATCACCACGGACGATGCAACTCTCCTCCTGATCGAGTGGCGCGGCGCCACGGACGACCACCAGAGCTCCCGATAA
- a CDS encoding DUF5994 family protein produces MTATILYMPAVEERTFSLPLRLALASTDTSGALLDGAWWPRSRDLAAELPALTAVLDPLWGRITHVTVNPTLWPVIPRKVPVDGHVVRVGWFKAEQDPHKLLLLSYTVGRWDLLVIPPQTDPAIAAWLMTAATGPLRSHTASDLLERAEYQRIMTEADQAREAVWDSEGGHGARETAPARSA; encoded by the coding sequence ATGACCGCGACCATTCTGTATATGCCGGCGGTCGAGGAGCGGACCTTTTCGCTGCCGCTGCGTCTCGCGCTCGCCTCGACGGACACCTCTGGTGCTCTTCTGGACGGTGCCTGGTGGCCCCGCTCCCGCGACCTGGCGGCGGAACTTCCTGCGTTGACCGCGGTGCTGGATCCCCTTTGGGGGCGCATCACCCATGTCACGGTGAACCCGACCCTGTGGCCGGTCATCCCACGGAAGGTGCCCGTTGACGGGCATGTGGTGAGGGTCGGCTGGTTCAAGGCCGAGCAAGACCCCCACAAGCTGTTGTTGCTCTCCTACACCGTCGGCCGCTGGGACCTGCTGGTGATTCCGCCGCAGACGGATCCGGCCATCGCCGCGTGGCTGATGACCGCGGCTACCGGTCCGCTGCGCAGCCACACAGCGAGTGATCTGCTGGAGAGGGCCGAATACCAACGGATCATGACAGAAGCCGACCAAGCCCGAGAAGCGGTCTGGGACTCCGAGGGCGGCCATGGCGCCCGTGAGACCGCGCCAGCACGCTCGGCGTGA